From the Pseudomonas sp. Teo4 genome, the window GTTTCGATCATCGAGGGCCAGCGCCCATGAAACAGCTGATCCTGGCCGGTTTCTGCCTGTCTCTGGGGGCCTGCATGATGGTGGGCCCGGACTATGAAGTGCCGAAGGACGCTGCGGTACAGCGCAGCGACCTCAACGGCCCGCTGCGCCAGGATGCCGACAGCGTGGTGTCGGCGCCGGTGCCCGAGGACTGGTGGCAGCTGTATCAGGATCAACGGCTCAATGAACTGGTGCGCCAGGCGTTGAGTGCCAACACCGAGCTGCGCGTGGCGGCGGCCAACATCGCCAAGGCCCGTGCCCAGGTTGAAGTGGCCGAATCGCAGGGTGGCTTCAATGGCGGCGTTAAACTGGGCGCCCAGCGTTTGCAGGAGTCTGGCGAAGCCTTCCTGCTCAGCGAGAAAGTGCCGGTGGCCAACATCGGCGAGGCGATCATCAGCGCTTCTTACCAGTTCGACCTGTGGGGCACCTTCAAGCGCGGTACCGAAGCGGCCAAGGCCAACGCCGACGCCGTGCAGGCTGCTGCCGATACCGCGCGCATCACCTTGGTGGCGGATGTGGTCAAGGCCTACACCCAGGTGTGTTCGGCCAACGAGGAATACCACATCGCCCGCGAGTCGCTCGACTTGCAACAGCAGAGCGTGCAGCTGAACCAGCGCCTGCGTGATGCTGGCCGAGGCGACGAGACTCAGGTCACCCGTTCGCAGACCCAGTTCAAGTCGTTGCGTGCCGAGTTGCCGCGCTTCAAGGCCGAGCGGGAAACGGGTCTGTATACCTTGGCGGCATTGCTGGCCAAACCTGTGAACCAGTTGCCAGCCGGCACAGCCGATTGCGCCGAGTTGCCGCACCTTGCCCAACTGGTCCCGGTGGGCGACGGCGCCGCACTGCTCAAGCGCCGCCCCGACGTGCGCCAGGCCGAACGCCAGCTCGCGGCGGCAACGGCAAACATTGGCGTGGCCACTGGCGCGCTGTACCCGGACATCAGCATCGGCGCCCAGGTGGGCACCATCGGTATTCTGGAAAACCTCGGCGAACCCGCGACCAACCGCTGGGGCTTTGGCCCACAGATCAGCTGGACTATTCCTACCAATGGCACCCGTGCACGTATCCGCATGGCCGAAGCCTCGACCCAGGCGGCACTGGCTAATTTCGACGGTGTAGTGCTGAACGCCATTCGCGAGACCCAGACACGATTGGCGCAGTACAGCGCGTTGCTGGATCGGCGTGATGCGCTGGCCGAGGCTGAGAAGTCGGCCAAGGAAGCAGCAGACCAGACGCACCGGTATTACCAGGCCGGGCGTGAGTCGTTCCTGGCGGATTTGCAGGCGACACGGACCTATACCGATATGCGCGCGCAGTTGGCGGCGGCCAATAGCCAGGTGGCGTTGGGGCAGGTTGGGGTGTTCCTGGCGTTGGGTGGTGGCTGGAAGGACACGACCAAGCATTGAGATTGCCCGGGCCGCCTTGCGGCCCTTTCTAATCTGAAACCAAATACTTCAGTTCCAACTCTCTGGCGAATACTCCTACGACGCCTATCGCTAGCTGCTGTCTTGGCCCGCACGCGCACCAGGAATAACGTCCCCCGAGTCAACTCGATGGTGTTGTAAAACAGAGGGGTTCAACAATGGCAAACGAACGCTCTACTTCCGTATGGGATGCGTTGGTTGATTCGCCTGAAGAAGCCGAAAACCTTCGGCTACGTTCCAAGCTGATGCGTGTATTGACCAAGGCCGTGCGGTCTTGGGACCTCCCACAAAAGGAAGCGGCTCGACGGCTGCATGTGACCCAGCCTCGCTTGAGCGAGTTACTGAACGGGAAAATTGACAAGTTCTCTCTGGATGCACTGGTGAACCTGCTGGCAAATGCAGATTTGGAAGTGGATTTCGTCGTTAAAGAAAGAGCTGCCTGATAAGTGCGGTTGATAAGTTACGGGCTGGCCTTGGGGCTGGCCCGTATCATTTCCGCTGGTCTTAGGTTCAAGAGACGTAAGACTTTTCCGAACCTGAAACCAAATGCTTCAGTTCTGATTCTCTGTCGAATTATCCTACGGCACCTGTCGGAAGCTGCTGTCTTGGCTTGGAAGTGCCCCAGGAATAACGTCCTCGGGTCGCCTTGCAAGGTGATCGGGCGTGAGACACCCGATGGTTACAGGTTGCGCCACTCTATGGTGGTCGTGCGCGGGCAGGCTTCGGCCTGGCCGGGTCTCCTGTACCCCGGGTCTCACCCCGTGCACGACTGCCACCCAAATCCGTGAGACGAGGAGGAAGGCAGACCATTCCCAAGTACAGGAGTCCGCCATGAAAAAGCTCGTCCCCGACCCACCTCCCTCATCCCTGCTTCTACTCGATCCCCCCTTGTTCTCACTGCAAGTCCCTCCAAGCGCCGAAGAATGCGACCAGTTGATCAGCGCAATGACCCTGACCGTAGAACAGACAACCACCGTCCTGATCGACAGCGGCCCAGGCCTGATTCGCGATGCCATGGGCATGAACCTGCGTCTGCTGTGCCGGATGATCAACGTCCTGAGCGAGCACACAAGCAACGCCATTCGAACCAGGGAGCAGCAGCGATGAGCGATGACCCGAAGCTCACTTCAACAGCCGGCGAGGAAACCTTCGACCTGTTCCGCCTGCAGCCCGATGTGCCTTTCAACCATGCCTTTTCGCAGCTATCCGTGTTGCTCGGCTGCATTCGCCACCTGACCACCGAAGCCGAAATGGAAGGCGACCGCGTGGCCGGGAGTGCGGCGCGGATTCTCAGTGAGATGGCCAAGGCATTGATCGATGATATGGAGCGGGGGATGAACAGGGTGCTCTGAGCGATGTGCAAGCTTGGGCAGGAGTGGATTCACTCCTGCTCGGTTTCCGTTCGCTGAGCCGCAAGCATCTGCTGGGACTTCTGCTCGATGAACTCGAACACCTCCTCCGGTACGGAGTACAGATATTGCTTGCGCCTGTTCTTGGAAACGATTCCGTCATTGGTAAGGCACATCATCACCAGGTTGGCCAGATCACTGCCGCGAACATCGTATCGCTCGTTTACCGCACGGTAGACTGCGTCATAGCAGGCGAGGAAGTCCGCTTCTTTCTGCAGTTCCACCTCAAGGGCGATCTTGGCCATGTCGAGTGTGAAGGCAACGCAGGGCGTCGCATCCCAGTAGCGATACACTGCTTCGCTTCCCCTGAACTCGAAGCTGTATTGACCGAAGTCGATCCACCTGACGTCCCAAAACTCCCGCACTGGTCGTGAAAACGTTTGCAGTGCTTCAAGGTAGCGTAGCTCCTGGCTCTTCATGGCAACCGACATGGGTAGCAGCAAGCCGTCTTCCAATGCCCCTGCTCGGCAGAGCGCTTGATGGATCAAGAAACGGGACAGGCGACCATTGCCATCCATGAATGGATGAAGCAGCACGAAACCAAACGAGATGATGCCTGCCGCTACCAGTGGGTCGACTTGTGTCGGGGCGTCGTTGGCAAAGTGCATCAGGCTTTCCATGAGCTCTCGGCACAGGTCGGGAGGTGGTGGCAGGAATGTGACTCCGGTAGCCCCGGGCGTACCGTCCGACAGATAGTTTTGCTCGTGCCTGAATGCCGCCGCGAGATCGAAGGGATTGGAGACAGTTGCATTCTGTAGGCCTACCAGGTAGTCCTCGCTCAATGGTTGGCGTTGGTGTGCCTGACGAAGCAGTTGAATGAAGCGGCGGGATTTGTCCTCGGAAGGCGACTCGCGCTCAATGGCGAAAGAGTCCTTCGTTTCATGCAGGTAGGCCCAGTTCAGTGCCCGGTCCATCATGATAGGCGGCAATGCCGCGATGAAGGCTCGTGCTTTCATGAGGATGTCATGGTCGAGTAGCGCCAGGATCTCAGGCGTGCGCTCGACAGTGGCGCAGTAGGTCAGGTCGCCCAAGCCGTTGAAGTCGACCCGCCATTTGGCGTTTCGCTCGCCAGGGCGGGTGATATAGCGTTCAGGATCAAAGAGCGGAACATATGGCGTGCGCACGGGTGCATGCTGCTTGACTTCCTCCCCAGTGAACGCCTCTCTGAGATAGCACGCCTTTCTGATGTATATGCCGTTGGGGGCTTGTTGATGGGATTGTTCCAACGCTGCGGCTGGGATTTGCGGCAAGGCCTGCGCGAGAATCGAGAGGTTGATACCCTCGTGCTTGAGGGCAAACAGTACGTGGCCAAGCAGATCATCCGACGCTGGGGTGATACTTGCGGGTACGGCCAGTGTATGTCCTATCGGTTCAAGCCTGGTTACTGGCTTTATGATTGCAGGTCTGCGCAGGGGCACTGCTGTGAGGCTGAGCTTCTGGATGAGAAATGAATAACCAACGGCGTCCATCTCAAAAAATCCTCATGGAGATTCGGTTAAACCAGATTTTCTTAACTGTACTAAGAAAATCCTGATTTCTTGGCATTTTGCCAATTTTTTCCTAACTGGCCATTCAGATCTGGCCGCATAGAGCCTTGCAAAGTTGTCACAAGATTTTTCATGAAATCCGCCCACAAACCTTGAGGGAACCAGAGTGGAAGTGAACAATGTTCTCTTTCGTATTCCCTTCGAGATTGGCCATGAACTCCCGTTCCCGTCTACTAGCCTGGCTGCCCGCTGTCTTGCTGGGCCCGATGCTGGTGCTGTGCAGCACTTTGGCGCAGGCCGAAGCCCCTGCCGAGGCCGCCAAGGCCTTGCATTTGCTCGATTACCTGGGCGCCGACTACCCGCCGACCGTGCGTGACGGCAAGGTGGTCGACGAAGGCGAATACCGCGAGCAACAGGAGTTCAGCGCGGTGCTCGCCGACTTGGTCAAGGGCTTGCCGGCCAACGCTGAGCAGGCCGCGCTGGAGCAGGGCGTGCAAGCGCTGCGACAAGCCATCGACCAGCGTCTGGACGGCGGCACTGTCGCCAAGCAAGCGCGCCAGTTGGGCGCTCGCCTGGCTGTGGCCTATGAAGTCAGCCAGGCGCCGATCATCACCCCGGACCCGGCACGTGGCGCATCGCTGTACGCCCAGAACTGCTCGATCTGCCACGGTGACTCCGGCGCCGGCGATGGCCCTGCCGGCGTGGGCCTGGAGCCGCCACCGGCCAACCTGCGCAGCACCGAGCGCCTCGATCAATTGAGCTTGTTCGACCTCTACAACACCCTGGCCCTGGGCATCGATGGCACCGAGATGCCTTCCTTCGCCGACCAACTCGACGAGCGTCAGCGCTGGGACGTGGCGGCCTATATCGCCAGCTTCACTGCCAACCCGCAGGCCGCCAAGGGTGAGAAGATCTGGAACCTGGCCGATTTGGCCCGCCAGACGCCGGCCGAAGTCGCCGCCAGCGAAGGCGCCGCCGTGGTTGAGGCGTTCCGTGCCCAACGCGCCCAGCCGCCGCAGGTCAAGCGCGGCCCGGCGCAGTTGCTCGAATACACCGCCAGCACCTTGGACAAGAGCCTGGCGGCGTATCGCGAAGGCGATCACGACCAAGCCTATGACCTGTCGGTAGCCGCTTACCTGGAAGGCTTCGAGCTGGTGGAAAGCTCGCTGGACAACATCGATGCCGACGCCCGCAAGGATACGGAAAAAGCCCTGATGGCCTACCGTCAGTCGCTGCAGGACGGCTTGCCCGTTGCCCAGGCCGAACAGCACCTGGCCGTGGCCAAGACCAAGCTCGACCAAGCCGCCAAGCTGCTGGGCAGCGATGGCCTGAGCTGGTCGCTGAGCTACATCTCGGGCCTGCTGATTCTGCTACGCGAAGGCCTTGAAGCGATTCTGGTGCTGGCGGCGATCCTCGCCTTCCTGCGCAACACTGGCCAGCAGTCGGCGGTGCGCAGCGTCAACATCGGTTGGGGCTTGGCGCTGGTCGCCGGCTTCGCCACCTGGGCGCTGGCGGCCTATGTGATCGACGTGGGCGGTGCCCAGCGCGAGCTGCTCGAAGGCTGCACGGCGCTGTTTGCCAGTGTCATGGTGCTGTGGCTCGGGGTGTGGATGCATGACCGGCGTCACGCGGCAGCCTGGCAGAACTACATCAAGAGCAGCCTGGTCAGCGGCGGTGGGCGGTTTGGCTTTGCGCTGCTGGCGTTCTTCTCGGTGTACCGCGAGCTGTTCGAAGTGATCCTGTTCTACGAAACCCTGTGGCTGCAGGCAGGCCCGGCCGGTCATCAGGCTGTGCTGGCCGGTGGCGCCACGGCGCTGGTGCTGCTGGTCGGTTTGGCCTGGGTGATTCTGCGTGGCTCGGCGAAGTTACCGCTGTCGCTGTTCTTCAGCATCAATGCCGCGCTGTTGTGCGCGCTGTCGGTGGTGTTCGCCGGGCATGGCGTGAAGGCGTTGCAGGAGGCTGGTGTGCTGGGGACGCGGCCGGTGTCGTTCTTCGAGTTCGACTGGCTGGGGATTCATGCCGACGCATACTCGCTGGCGGCGCAGGTGGCGGCGTTGATGGCTATCGTTGTGTTGTATAGCCGCAGCCGTTTGGCCGAGAAGCGGCGGGCTGAGGCAAACTAAGCAAGGTGTTGGCTTCTTCGCGGGTAAACCCGCTCCCACAGGGTCGGCGCAGTATCTGCAGACTGTGCAGAACCTGTGGGAGCGGGTTTACCCGCGAAAGGGCCGTACCTGACACAATGGTCACCTCACAGTAGATGGGACAAGTTGCATGCGTATATGGATCGATGCCGACGCCTGCCCCAAGGCGGCCAAGGACCTGATCGTCAAATTCGCCCTCAAGCGCAAGCTCGAAGTGGTGATGGTGGCCGGCCAGGCCGT encodes:
- a CDS encoding TolC family protein produces the protein MKQLILAGFCLSLGACMMVGPDYEVPKDAAVQRSDLNGPLRQDADSVVSAPVPEDWWQLYQDQRLNELVRQALSANTELRVAAANIAKARAQVEVAESQGGFNGGVKLGAQRLQESGEAFLLSEKVPVANIGEAIISASYQFDLWGTFKRGTEAAKANADAVQAAADTARITLVADVVKAYTQVCSANEEYHIARESLDLQQQSVQLNQRLRDAGRGDETQVTRSQTQFKSLRAELPRFKAERETGLYTLAALLAKPVNQLPAGTADCAELPHLAQLVPVGDGAALLKRRPDVRQAERQLAAATANIGVATGALYPDISIGAQVGTIGILENLGEPATNRWGFGPQISWTIPTNGTRARIRMAEASTQAALANFDGVVLNAIRETQTRLAQYSALLDRRDALAEAEKSAKEAADQTHRYYQAGRESFLADLQATRTYTDMRAQLAAANSQVALGQVGVFLALGGGWKDTTKH
- a CDS encoding helix-turn-helix domain-containing protein; the protein is MANERSTSVWDALVDSPEEAENLRLRSKLMRVLTKAVRSWDLPQKEAARRLHVTQPRLSELLNGKIDKFSLDALVNLLANADLEVDFVVKERAA
- a CDS encoding DUF3077 domain-containing protein; amino-acid sequence: MSDDPKLTSTAGEETFDLFRLQPDVPFNHAFSQLSVLLGCIRHLTTEAEMEGDRVAGSAARILSEMAKALIDDMERGMNRVL
- a CDS encoding Fic family protein gives rise to the protein MDAVGYSFLIQKLSLTAVPLRRPAIIKPVTRLEPIGHTLAVPASITPASDDLLGHVLFALKHEGINLSILAQALPQIPAAALEQSHQQAPNGIYIRKACYLREAFTGEEVKQHAPVRTPYVPLFDPERYITRPGERNAKWRVDFNGLGDLTYCATVERTPEILALLDHDILMKARAFIAALPPIMMDRALNWAYLHETKDSFAIERESPSEDKSRRFIQLLRQAHQRQPLSEDYLVGLQNATVSNPFDLAAAFRHEQNYLSDGTPGATGVTFLPPPPDLCRELMESLMHFANDAPTQVDPLVAAGIISFGFVLLHPFMDGNGRLSRFLIHQALCRAGALEDGLLLPMSVAMKSQELRYLEALQTFSRPVREFWDVRWIDFGQYSFEFRGSEAVYRYWDATPCVAFTLDMAKIALEVELQKEADFLACYDAVYRAVNERYDVRGSDLANLVMMCLTNDGIVSKNRRKQYLYSVPEEVFEFIEQKSQQMLAAQRTETEQE
- a CDS encoding cytochrome c/FTR1 family iron permease, with the translated sequence MFSFVFPSRLAMNSRSRLLAWLPAVLLGPMLVLCSTLAQAEAPAEAAKALHLLDYLGADYPPTVRDGKVVDEGEYREQQEFSAVLADLVKGLPANAEQAALEQGVQALRQAIDQRLDGGTVAKQARQLGARLAVAYEVSQAPIITPDPARGASLYAQNCSICHGDSGAGDGPAGVGLEPPPANLRSTERLDQLSLFDLYNTLALGIDGTEMPSFADQLDERQRWDVAAYIASFTANPQAAKGEKIWNLADLARQTPAEVAASEGAAVVEAFRAQRAQPPQVKRGPAQLLEYTASTLDKSLAAYREGDHDQAYDLSVAAYLEGFELVESSLDNIDADARKDTEKALMAYRQSLQDGLPVAQAEQHLAVAKTKLDQAAKLLGSDGLSWSLSYISGLLILLREGLEAILVLAAILAFLRNTGQQSAVRSVNIGWGLALVAGFATWALAAYVIDVGGAQRELLEGCTALFASVMVLWLGVWMHDRRHAAAWQNYIKSSLVSGGGRFGFALLAFFSVYRELFEVILFYETLWLQAGPAGHQAVLAGGATALVLLVGLAWVILRGSAKLPLSLFFSINAALLCALSVVFAGHGVKALQEAGVLGTRPVSFFEFDWLGIHADAYSLAAQVAALMAIVVLYSRSRLAEKRRAEAN